The proteins below come from a single Mycobacteriales bacterium genomic window:
- a CDS encoding GNAT family N-acetyltransferase, which yields MDVQPLTPELAAPLEEFFRRVPESDHNSFAEDVLRSGVIESWLADGRARRSVAVDDGTVIGYVAVIPLVGWSSHVGSLRVVVDPQARGKGIGRELARTGLLMSLEMELTKIVVEVVVDAVPAIGMFEAIGFEPEALLRDHVRDRAGELRDLVVLAHVVDGTWSGMAAAGLEDALT from the coding sequence ATGGACGTCCAGCCGCTGACCCCGGAGCTCGCCGCGCCACTCGAGGAGTTCTTCCGACGCGTGCCGGAGTCCGATCACAACAGCTTCGCCGAGGACGTGCTGCGGTCCGGCGTCATCGAGAGCTGGCTCGCGGACGGCCGGGCCCGCCGGTCGGTGGCCGTGGACGACGGCACGGTCATCGGGTATGTCGCCGTGATCCCGCTGGTCGGCTGGTCCTCGCACGTCGGCAGCCTCCGGGTGGTCGTCGACCCGCAGGCGCGCGGCAAGGGCATCGGCCGCGAGCTGGCGCGTACCGGCCTGCTCATGTCCCTCGAGATGGAGCTGACCAAGATCGTGGTCGAGGTCGTCGTGGACGCGGTCCCGGCCATCGGGATGTTCGAGGCGATCGGCTTCGAGCCCGAGGCACTGCTGCGCGACCACGTGCGGGACCGAGCCGGCGAGCTGAGGGACCTCGTCGTGCTCGCCCACGTCGTCGACGGCACCTGGTCCGGCATGGCCGCCGCCGGGCTCGAGGACGCGCTGACCTGA
- a CDS encoding methylated-DNA--[protein]-cysteine S-methyltransferase, translated as MTQACTTVPTPLGDLLLVAVDGALVKARFRSGQRPPYEERGPPSAEPVLAEAGRQLGEHFAGERTAFDLPLAPPGTAFQQRVWDELRRIPYGTTMTYGELAARLGDPRCVRAVGLANGRNPIAVIVPCHRVIGSDGKLRGYAGGVERKQRLLALESSSLF; from the coding sequence ATGACGCAGGCCTGCACGACGGTCCCGACGCCGCTGGGCGACCTGCTGCTGGTCGCCGTCGACGGCGCCCTGGTGAAGGCGCGCTTCCGGAGCGGGCAGCGCCCGCCGTACGAGGAGCGCGGTCCGCCCTCGGCCGAGCCGGTGCTCGCCGAGGCCGGCCGTCAGCTGGGCGAGCACTTCGCCGGTGAGCGCACCGCGTTCGACCTCCCGCTGGCGCCGCCCGGGACCGCCTTCCAGCAGCGGGTCTGGGACGAGCTGCGCCGGATCCCGTACGGCACCACCATGACGTACGGCGAGCTCGCCGCGCGGCTCGGCGACCCCCGGTGTGTGCGCGCCGTCGGACTGGCCAACGGCCGGAACCCGATCGCCGTCATCGTCCCGTGCCACCGGGTGATCGGGTCCGACGGGAAGCTGCGCGGCTACGCCGGAGGCGTCGAGCGCAAGCAGCGACTGCTCGCGTTGGAGTCCTCCTCGCTGTTCTGA
- the pcrA gene encoding DNA helicase PcrA, with the protein MNPQQREAVVHEGSPLLIVAGAGSGKTKALTTRIAYLLAARHVQPGEVLAITFTNKAAGEMRERVAVAVGPRARAMWVLTFHSACVRILRAEARKLGFTSTFSIYDSADAQRLMTLVCRDLDVDAKRFPPRVMSNKVSDLKNELVDHESAAAKAETEHDRTVAEVYATYQARLREANALDFDDLIATTVDLFQAFPDVAEHYRRRFRHVLVDEYQDTNHAQYVLVRELVGATGGRGQRATAPGAIPPAELCVVGDADQSIYAFRGADIRNIEDFENDYPDAKVVLLEQNYRSTQTILSAANAVIAKNPSRKPKRLWTDSGEGDPIVGYVADNQHDEAAFVAGEVDRLGDEHGVKPHQVAVFYRTNAQSRVFEEVFIRVGLPYKVVGGVRFYERREVRDALAYLRVLTNPADTVSLRRILNTPRRGIGDRAEACLEAFAGRERVPFAEALRRCDEVPGMATRSANAVRQFAELMDELRALAEGNMPPAEVLEAVLDRTGYLTELAQSVDPQDESRVENLSELVGVAREFSERVPDGGVADFMEQVSLVADADSIPDPEGDADGVVTLMTLHAAKGLEYPVVFLTGLEDGVFPHLRALGDERELQEERRLAYVGITRARERLYLSRAHMRSAWGQISSNPASRFLDEVPDGLVEWQREESSVAAPAPASSRMADRLVGTARSRSAGPGLRPIPNLEPGDRVTHDAFGLGTVTATRGAGDKAQAEVDFGGATGAKWLLLRYAPLDKL; encoded by the coding sequence CTGAACCCCCAGCAGCGCGAGGCCGTCGTGCACGAGGGCAGCCCGCTGCTGATCGTCGCCGGTGCGGGGTCCGGCAAGACCAAGGCGCTCACGACTCGGATCGCCTACCTACTGGCGGCACGGCACGTCCAGCCCGGCGAGGTGCTGGCCATCACCTTCACCAACAAGGCCGCCGGGGAGATGCGTGAGCGGGTCGCCGTGGCTGTCGGGCCGCGTGCTCGCGCCATGTGGGTGCTGACCTTCCACTCCGCCTGCGTCCGGATCCTGCGCGCCGAGGCCAGGAAGCTCGGCTTCACCAGCACCTTCTCGATCTACGACTCGGCCGACGCGCAGCGGCTGATGACCCTGGTCTGCCGCGACCTCGACGTGGACGCCAAGCGCTTCCCGCCCCGCGTGATGAGCAACAAGGTCAGCGACCTGAAGAACGAGCTGGTCGACCACGAGAGCGCGGCGGCCAAGGCGGAGACCGAGCACGACCGCACCGTCGCCGAGGTCTACGCGACCTATCAGGCCCGGCTGCGCGAGGCCAACGCCCTGGACTTCGACGACCTGATTGCGACGACCGTCGACCTGTTCCAGGCCTTCCCGGACGTTGCTGAGCACTACCGGCGGCGCTTCCGGCACGTGCTGGTGGACGAGTACCAGGACACCAACCACGCGCAGTACGTCCTGGTCCGCGAGCTGGTCGGCGCCACCGGGGGCCGCGGGCAGCGCGCGACGGCTCCCGGCGCGATCCCGCCGGCCGAGCTGTGTGTGGTCGGTGACGCCGACCAGTCGATCTACGCCTTCCGGGGCGCCGACATCCGCAACATCGAGGACTTCGAGAACGACTACCCCGACGCGAAGGTCGTGCTGCTCGAGCAGAACTACCGCTCCACGCAGACGATCCTGTCGGCGGCCAACGCCGTCATCGCCAAGAATCCGAGCCGCAAGCCCAAGCGGCTGTGGACCGACTCCGGCGAGGGCGACCCGATCGTCGGCTACGTCGCGGACAACCAGCACGACGAGGCCGCTTTCGTCGCCGGAGAGGTCGACCGGCTCGGCGACGAGCACGGCGTCAAGCCGCACCAGGTGGCCGTCTTCTACCGCACCAACGCGCAGTCCCGCGTCTTCGAGGAGGTGTTCATCCGGGTCGGCCTGCCGTACAAGGTCGTCGGCGGGGTGCGCTTCTACGAGCGCAGGGAGGTCCGGGACGCCCTGGCCTACCTGCGGGTGCTGACCAACCCGGCCGACACGGTCAGCCTGCGCCGGATCCTCAACACCCCGCGGCGCGGGATAGGCGACCGGGCCGAGGCCTGCCTGGAGGCCTTCGCCGGCCGCGAGCGGGTGCCGTTCGCCGAGGCGCTGCGCCGCTGCGACGAGGTCCCCGGCATGGCGACGCGCAGCGCCAACGCCGTGCGCCAGTTCGCCGAGCTGATGGACGAGTTGCGTGCGCTCGCCGAGGGGAACATGCCGCCGGCAGAGGTGCTCGAGGCGGTTCTCGACCGCACCGGCTACCTCACCGAGCTGGCGCAGAGCGTCGACCCGCAGGACGAGAGCCGGGTCGAGAACCTCTCCGAGCTGGTCGGCGTCGCCCGGGAGTTCAGCGAGCGGGTGCCCGACGGCGGCGTCGCCGACTTCATGGAGCAGGTCTCCCTGGTCGCCGATGCCGACTCGATCCCCGACCCGGAAGGTGATGCCGACGGCGTGGTCACGTTGATGACGCTGCACGCCGCCAAGGGCCTGGAGTACCCGGTCGTGTTCCTCACCGGTCTCGAGGACGGGGTGTTCCCACACCTGCGCGCCCTGGGCGACGAACGCGAGCTGCAGGAGGAGCGGCGGCTGGCCTATGTGGGCATCACCCGCGCCCGCGAGCGGCTCTACCTCTCCCGCGCACACATGCGGAGCGCCTGGGGGCAGATCTCCTCCAACCCGGCGTCGCGTTTTCTCGACGAAGTCCCTGACGGGCTGGTCGAGTGGCAGCGGGAGGAGTCCTCCGTGGCGGCACCGGCCCCTGCGTCGAGCCGCATGGCGGACCGGCTGGTCGGCACGGCGCGCAGTCGGTCCGCCGGTCCCGGGCTGCGGCCGATCCCGAACCTCGAGCCGGGCGACCGGGTGACCCACGACGCCTTCGGCCTGGGCACCGTCACCGCG
- a CDS encoding prenyltransferase — protein sequence MSSRAASSSRERRLLAPAPAGRVGAWVYALRTTNSPPDRDPRTLDAVTTWLVVTRAATLSMTLFAGLVAGLLGVLVDGFSWPLYLLALLGILLAHACTTIMSGLSDVGIGRDTGDDARAVHAPHPLLTGTVKRRQMGLAVLGLHLTGLVMLVALATQRGWPVLAFGLAGVFLSIAYHAPPLRLNKRGLGELGAFLVWGPLMVGGTYFSATGELPWQVWLASLPYGLLCTSVLMGEHIDKIPYDELSWTRTLPVRLGGVRARVATIALLVGFYVTTGVAVAVGALPWPVLLVALALPTLRKASGALRRPAPADPPPGFPVWPLWFAAVCFVHVRRAGALLVLGLLVAAVTGTGLPLG from the coding sequence ATGAGCAGCCGGGCCGCCTCCAGCTCGCGGGAGCGCCGGCTCCTCGCCCCTGCGCCGGCGGGCCGGGTCGGCGCCTGGGTCTACGCGCTGCGCACCACGAACTCGCCGCCGGACCGCGACCCGCGCACCTTGGACGCGGTCACGACGTGGCTCGTGGTCACCCGGGCCGCCACGCTGTCGATGACGCTGTTCGCCGGGCTGGTGGCGGGGCTGCTGGGCGTACTCGTCGACGGCTTCTCCTGGCCGCTCTACCTGCTGGCGCTGCTGGGGATCCTGCTCGCGCATGCCTGCACCACCATCATGAGTGGCCTGTCGGACGTCGGGATCGGCCGGGACACCGGGGACGACGCGCGTGCTGTCCACGCCCCGCATCCCCTGCTCACCGGAACGGTGAAACGGCGCCAGATGGGGCTGGCCGTTCTCGGGCTCCACCTCACCGGGCTCGTCATGCTGGTCGCGCTTGCGACCCAGCGCGGCTGGCCTGTCCTGGCCTTCGGCCTCGCCGGAGTGTTCCTGTCGATCGCCTACCACGCGCCGCCGCTGCGGCTGAACAAGCGCGGACTGGGCGAGCTGGGGGCGTTCCTGGTGTGGGGCCCGCTGATGGTCGGGGGGACCTACTTCTCGGCGACCGGCGAGCTGCCCTGGCAGGTGTGGCTGGCCAGCCTCCCGTACGGCCTGCTCTGCACCTCCGTGCTGATGGGCGAGCACATCGACAAGATCCCGTACGACGAGCTGTCCTGGACGCGGACGCTGCCCGTTCGGCTGGGCGGTGTGCGGGCGCGGGTCGCGACGATCGCGTTGCTGGTCGGCTTCTACGTCACCACCGGCGTGGCGGTGGCCGTGGGCGCGCTGCCGTGGCCGGTCCTGCTGGTGGCCCTGGCGCTGCCGACGCTGCGCAAGGCATCGGGCGCCCTGCGCCGTCCGGCGCCCGCCGACCCGCCGCCGGGCTTTCCGGTCTGGCCGCTGTGGTTCGCCGCTGTCTGCTTCGTGCATGTCCGGCGCGCCGGCGCGCTGCTGGTGCTCGGCCTGCTCGTCGCAGCCGTCACCGGCACCGGCCTCCCACTAGGTTGA
- a CDS encoding alpha/beta fold hydrolase → MLTTDPAELAARVRRDVGRNLLRARNGVKYMAGIDRPKVGTTPKETVWRRDKAQLWRYRSDRVSTGTPVLIVMSLVSRSYILDLYPGTSFVQALRDEGFDVYLLDWGIPDEREAGNGLATYVDELLPAAVGAVLDTSGVDEVNLIGYCYGGLLSLLLGAAHPDLPVASLVTMATPVDFDAMGLFGRIFGEGRVAPEDLIDDTGNVPAEVIRNAFRVLKPTADLTQYAVLWEKLWDDRQMEGFQVMGQWTRDHIPFPGRAFGETVELMRDGALMAGRFRLDDRPLTLVDVRWPVLNVVASRDHIVPSAAALPVCRLVGAAQAETLELPAGHVGLVMGKAAATTTLPRIFEWLRDHSTTDERNGSWTSSR, encoded by the coding sequence GTGCTGACGACCGATCCGGCCGAGCTGGCGGCGCGGGTACGCCGCGACGTGGGGCGCAACCTGCTGCGGGCGCGCAACGGCGTCAAGTACATGGCCGGGATCGACCGGCCGAAGGTCGGGACGACGCCCAAGGAGACCGTCTGGCGCCGTGACAAGGCCCAGCTCTGGCGCTACCGCAGCGACCGGGTCAGCACGGGCACGCCGGTGCTCATCGTCATGAGCCTGGTCAGCCGCAGCTACATCCTCGACCTCTATCCCGGTACCAGTTTCGTGCAGGCGCTGCGTGACGAGGGCTTCGACGTGTACCTGCTGGACTGGGGGATCCCCGACGAGCGGGAGGCCGGCAACGGGCTGGCCACCTACGTCGACGAGCTGCTGCCGGCCGCCGTCGGCGCGGTCCTCGACACCTCGGGTGTGGACGAGGTCAACCTGATCGGTTACTGCTACGGCGGTCTCCTGTCGCTGCTGTTGGGCGCCGCCCACCCGGACCTGCCGGTCGCCTCGCTGGTGACGATGGCCACCCCGGTCGACTTCGACGCGATGGGGTTGTTCGGGCGGATCTTCGGCGAGGGCCGGGTGGCTCCCGAGGACCTGATCGACGACACCGGCAACGTCCCGGCCGAGGTCATCCGCAACGCCTTCCGCGTGCTCAAGCCGACGGCCGACCTCACGCAGTACGCCGTGCTGTGGGAGAAGCTCTGGGACGACCGGCAGATGGAGGGCTTCCAGGTCATGGGGCAGTGGACCCGCGACCACATCCCCTTCCCGGGCAGGGCCTTCGGCGAGACCGTCGAGCTCATGAGGGACGGCGCGCTGATGGCGGGCCGGTTCCGGCTGGACGACCGGCCCCTCACGCTGGTCGATGTCCGCTGGCCGGTGTTGAACGTCGTCGCGTCCAGGGATCACATCGTGCCCTCGGCGGCGGCGCTTCCGGTGTGCCGGCTGGTGGGGGCGGCGCAGGCCGAGACGCTGGAGCTTCCCGCGGGCCACGTCGGGCTGGTGATGGGCAAGGCCGCCGCGACGACCACGCTGCCCCGGATCTTCGAGTGGCTGCGCGACCACAGCACGACCGACGAGAGGAACGGCTCATGGACGTCCAGCCGCTGA
- a CDS encoding acVLRF1 family peptidyl-tRNA hydrolase encodes MTARPAAGGGRWVSVSPERLQRWLDGFATRHGTVTRTVDTGVVRLIGEDGSLAEIEVPFPPLTGGLVEHVLRERRVGVLLVRLGGCACGVFDGPRLVASKVTTRQVHGRSAAGGQSQQRFARRREGQVRMALQASADTAVRVLLPAAASLDAVVVGGERSAVDEVLADRRLEPLRPLVTGRLLDGPDPRQKVLEASYDQLRQVWIRVVDPPG; translated from the coding sequence GTGACGGCGCGGCCGGCTGCCGGTGGTGGCCGCTGGGTGAGCGTCTCGCCCGAGCGGCTGCAGCGCTGGCTGGACGGCTTTGCCACCCGGCACGGCACGGTGACCCGCACCGTCGACACGGGCGTCGTGCGGCTGATCGGTGAGGACGGCTCGCTCGCCGAGATCGAGGTGCCGTTCCCGCCGCTGACGGGCGGGCTGGTCGAGCACGTCCTGCGCGAGCGGCGGGTGGGCGTGCTCCTCGTACGCCTCGGCGGTTGTGCCTGCGGAGTCTTCGACGGGCCGCGGCTGGTCGCGTCGAAGGTGACCACCCGCCAGGTGCACGGGCGCTCCGCCGCCGGCGGACAGTCCCAGCAGCGCTTCGCGCGGCGCCGCGAGGGTCAGGTGCGGATGGCGCTGCAGGCCTCCGCCGACACGGCCGTACGTGTGCTGCTGCCGGCCGCGGCCAGCCTCGACGCGGTGGTGGTCGGCGGCGAGCGCAGCGCTGTGGACGAGGTGCTGGCCGACCGCCGGCTCGAGCCGCTGCGCCCGCTGGTGACCGGCCGGCTGCTCGACGGCCCCGACCCGCGACAGAAGGTGCTCGAGGCGTCGTACGACCAGCTGCGCCAGGTCTGGATCCGGGTGGTCGACCCGCCCGGCTGA
- a CDS encoding PIG-L deacetylase family protein — protein sequence MTEQESTVERALVVTAHPDDVDFGAGGTVASWTAEGIEVSYCICTDGDAGGFDPDVPRRDIAGIRRAEQQAAAKEVGVEDVTFLGYPDGRLTITHELRRDLSRVIRQKRPQRMMIQSPERNWERISASHPDHLAAGEAAISAVYPDARNPFAHLDLAGEGLPAWTVDEVWVMGGTAAGPNRSVDVTDTFERKLAALRAHASQTAHLDDLEGRIRERLSLHAAAAGFPEGRLAEPFRVVSTR from the coding sequence ATGACGGAGCAGGAGAGCACGGTCGAGCGGGCACTGGTGGTGACGGCGCACCCGGACGACGTCGACTTCGGCGCCGGCGGCACGGTGGCGAGCTGGACAGCCGAGGGCATCGAGGTGTCGTACTGCATCTGCACCGACGGCGACGCCGGCGGCTTCGACCCCGACGTGCCGCGCCGCGACATCGCCGGCATCCGGCGGGCCGAGCAGCAGGCGGCGGCCAAGGAGGTCGGCGTCGAGGACGTGACCTTCCTCGGCTACCCCGACGGGCGGCTGACGATCACCCATGAGCTGCGGCGTGACCTCTCCCGGGTCATCCGCCAGAAGCGCCCGCAACGGATGATGATCCAGTCGCCGGAGCGGAACTGGGAGCGCATCTCGGCCAGCCATCCCGACCACCTGGCGGCAGGCGAGGCGGCGATCAGCGCCGTCTACCCCGACGCGCGCAATCCCTTCGCCCACCTCGACCTCGCCGGCGAGGGGCTGCCGGCGTGGACCGTGGACGAGGTGTGGGTGATGGGCGGCACCGCGGCTGGACCGAACCGCTCTGTCGACGTGACGGACACCTTCGAGCGCAAGCTGGCCGCGCTGCGGGCCCATGCGTCGCAGACTGCGCACCTCGACGACCTCGAGGGCCGCATCCGCGAGCGGCTCTCGCTGCACGCGGCCGCGGCCGGCTTCCCGGAGGGCCGGCTGGCCGAGCCCTTCCGCGTCGTCAGTACGCGGTGA